TACCGCGCGCTGGAAGGCGTCGGGGGGCTGCCCTTCGGCGACCGTACGCTCGCTATCGATGCCTCCACCCACCGGCCGGGGGAGCGTCGGATCGCCGTACTCTCCACGGACGGCGAAACATGGAGAATGGTGGATACCGTAGCGGTGCAGTCGAGGTTTGTCCCGGAGTAAAACCCTGACCACACCAAGTGTGGCGAGAAAGGAAGATAGCCGATGAAACTGGAAGAGATCCGCACCACTCTGGAGGCCGACACCCTCTGCCGCGAGGGACTGCTGGAGAGCGTCGCCGTGGAATACGCCTACGCCTCGGACCTGATGAGCGACGTCCTCGCCTTCGCCAGACCGGGCTCCCTGCTGCTGACGGGGCTGACCAACCTCCAGATTGTTCGTACCGCCCAGATGATGGATATGCCGGCGGTGGTCTTCGTGCGCGGCAAACAGCCCCGGCAGGAGGCTGTGGAGCTGGCGGAGAAGATGGGGATCCCCCTTCTGTCGACCTGCAAGAGCATGTACGAGGCCAGTGGCCTGCTGTTGATGGCGGGCATCCTGCCCTGCGAGATCCCCAGGAGGGAGCGGCCCCAGTGAACAGCCCCTACGAGCTGGAGTTCAGCGTAGCCGGCGAGGACTTTCTCGCCGCCGGCGAAGGATCGAACCGGGTCA
This genomic window from Synergistales bacterium contains:
- a CDS encoding transcriptional regulator → MKLEEIRTTLEADTLCREGLLESVAVEYAYASDLMSDVLAFARPGSLLLTGLTNLQIVRTAQMMDMPAVVFVRGKQPRQEAVELAEKMGIPLLSTCKSMYEASGLLLMAGILPCEIPRRERPQ